One Bacteroidales bacterium DNA segment encodes these proteins:
- the gap gene encoding type I glyceraldehyde-3-phosphate dehydrogenase, producing MRVAINGFGRIGRSVFRILDADPNIDVIAINDLYDNDVLAYLLKYDTVMSNFYSEAHIEGDYLVTPEEKVLMLSQSDMALLPWKDLDIDVVVEATGVFRKRSQLEGHLQAGAKRVILTVPSKDEIDFTVVIGVNDDGLKPEHRIVSNASCTTNCLAPVAKVLHDAFGIIDGLMTTTHAYTNDQRLADVPHKDWRRGRAAAENIVLTTTGAAKAVGKVIPELKGRLDGMASRVPVPDGSVVDLVVEVGKDVTAEEVNKAMKAAAATDCMKNVLLYSDFKWVSSDVVGNPYSSIFDPEFTRVLGNRIVKVLSWYDNEWGYSNRVVDLIRLFKAMDGK from the coding sequence ATGAGAGTAGCAATTAACGGATTCGGAAGAATCGGACGTTCAGTATTCAGAATCCTCGATGCCGACCCAAATATTGATGTCATTGCTATCAATGACCTTTATGACAATGATGTCTTAGCTTACCTGCTGAAATACGACACGGTGATGTCAAATTTCTACAGTGAAGCTCACATAGAAGGAGATTATCTGGTAACCCCGGAAGAGAAAGTGCTGATGCTTTCCCAAAGCGATATGGCGCTGCTTCCGTGGAAAGACTTAGATATCGATGTCGTTGTAGAGGCGACTGGTGTCTTCAGAAAGCGTTCCCAACTTGAAGGCCACTTGCAGGCCGGTGCCAAACGGGTTATCCTGACGGTTCCTTCGAAAGATGAGATCGACTTTACGGTCGTGATCGGTGTGAATGATGATGGCCTGAAGCCGGAACACCGCATCGTTTCAAACGCAAGTTGCACGACGAACTGCCTGGCCCCTGTAGCTAAAGTGCTTCATGATGCCTTTGGGATCATAGACGGCCTGATGACCACTACACATGCTTATACCAACGACCAGCGCCTGGCCGACGTTCCTCACAAAGACTGGCGCCGGGGCCGTGCTGCTGCCGAAAACATCGTCCTGACCACAACCGGTGCTGCCAAAGCAGTTGGTAAAGTGATACCGGAACTGAAAGGAAGGCTCGACGGGATGGCGTCCCGCGTGCCGGTACCCGATGGTTCCGTCGTTGACCTGGTCGTGGAAGTCGGAAAAGATGTTACGGCTGAAGAAGTGAATAAAGCGATGAAAGCGGCTGCAGCAACAGACTGCATGAAAAACGTGCTGCTGTATTCCGATTTTAAATGGGTTTCTTCAGATGTCGTAGGCAATCCTTACTCATCTATCTTCGACCCTGAGTTCACCCGGGTTCTCGGGAACCGGATCGTGAAAGTGCTAAGCTGGTATGACAACGAATGGGGGTACTCCAACCGCGTTGTCGACCTGATCAGGCTGTTCAAGGCCATGGATGGCAAATAA
- the lepA gene encoding translation elongation factor 4 has protein sequence MNNIRNFCIIAHIDHGKSTLADRLLEITGTVTGKEMQEQVLDDMELERERGITIKSHAIQMDYRHEGVDYKLNLIDTPGHVDFSYEVSRSIASCEGALLIVDATQGVQAQTISNLYMAIDHDLEVIPVMNKMDMENAMPDEVREQIVDLLGCKPEEIIESSGKTGYGVDNILEAIIQRIPAPSGEESAPLQALIFDSVYNQFRGIIAYFRIFQGVIRKGDLVKFVATGREYEADEIGVLKLTMESRQEMRAGDVGYIISGIKSSKEVRVGDTITHVSRQSIAAVSGFQEVKPMVFAGLYPVDADDYEELRASLERLQLNDASLTFEPESSAALGFGFRGGFLGLLHMEIVQERLDREFDMDVITTVPNVSYQVVTYKGETIEVHNPSGMPDIKYIEHVREPYIVAQIISKVEYIGSIMKLCIDKRGILKNQVYLTSNRVEVTFEMPLGEIVFDFYDKLKSISKGYASFDYHHLDYRPAKLVKLDILINKEPVDALSSLIHSDHSYELGRKMCEKLRELIPRQQFEVAIQAAVGAKIIARETIKALRKDVTAKCYGGDITRKRKLLEKQKKGKKRMRLVGNVEIPQKAFLAVLKLD, from the coding sequence ATGAATAACATCCGGAACTTCTGTATTATAGCCCATATCGACCATGGGAAAAGCACTCTGGCCGACAGACTACTTGAAATAACCGGCACGGTTACCGGCAAAGAAATGCAGGAGCAAGTGCTCGACGATATGGAACTGGAACGTGAACGCGGGATTACCATCAAGAGCCATGCGATCCAGATGGATTACAGGCATGAAGGGGTCGATTATAAGCTCAACCTCATTGATACGCCCGGCCACGTTGACTTTTCCTATGAAGTTTCCCGTTCTATTGCTTCCTGCGAAGGGGCATTGCTGATCGTAGACGCAACCCAGGGGGTGCAGGCACAGACTATTTCTAATCTTTACATGGCTATCGATCACGATCTTGAGGTGATCCCGGTTATGAACAAAATGGACATGGAGAACGCCATGCCTGATGAAGTGCGCGAGCAGATCGTCGACCTGCTGGGATGCAAGCCTGAAGAGATCATCGAATCCAGCGGGAAAACCGGTTATGGGGTGGATAATATCCTTGAAGCTATAATTCAGCGTATCCCTGCTCCATCCGGAGAAGAAAGCGCACCTTTGCAAGCCCTTATCTTCGATTCCGTTTATAATCAATTCCGAGGGATCATTGCCTATTTCAGGATCTTTCAAGGAGTTATCCGTAAAGGGGACCTTGTCAAATTCGTCGCAACAGGGCGTGAGTATGAAGCCGATGAGATCGGGGTGCTGAAACTAACCATGGAATCGCGCCAGGAGATGAGGGCAGGAGATGTCGGATATATTATCAGTGGTATTAAATCTTCCAAAGAAGTGCGGGTGGGCGACACCATCACACATGTCAGCAGGCAATCGATTGCTGCCGTCAGCGGGTTCCAGGAGGTCAAACCGATGGTATTCGCGGGGCTTTACCCGGTAGATGCCGATGATTACGAGGAATTGCGGGCCTCGCTGGAAAGATTGCAGTTGAATGACGCTTCGCTGACCTTTGAGCCGGAATCCTCAGCAGCGCTGGGATTCGGGTTCCGTGGCGGGTTCCTGGGCCTGCTGCACATGGAAATCGTCCAGGAACGCCTCGACCGTGAATTCGACATGGACGTGATCACAACAGTTCCCAACGTTTCGTACCAGGTAGTCACCTATAAGGGCGAGACCATTGAGGTCCACAATCCGTCAGGAATGCCCGATATCAAATATATTGAGCACGTCAGGGAGCCCTATATCGTAGCGCAGATCATCTCCAAGGTAGAATATATCGGGTCGATCATGAAGCTTTGCATCGACAAGCGAGGCATCCTGAAGAATCAGGTTTACCTGACCTCCAACCGGGTCGAGGTTACCTTTGAAATGCCGCTTGGGGAGATCGTTTTCGATTTTTACGATAAGCTGAAGAGCATTTCCAAAGGATATGCATCCTTCGACTACCATCATCTTGATTACAGGCCTGCCAAACTGGTCAAACTCGATATCCTTATAAACAAGGAACCCGTAGATGCCCTTTCCTCCCTGATCCATTCAGACCACAGTTATGAACTGGGGCGGAAAATGTGTGAAAAATTAAGGGAACTGATCCCGCGGCAGCAGTTCGAAGTAGCCATCCAGGCCGCTGTCGGTGCAAAGATTATCGCCCGTGAAACCATCAAGGCCTTGCGCAAGGATGTCACAGCCAAATGTTACGGCGGCGATATCACCCGTAAACGTAAACTTCTCGAGAAGCAGAAAAAAGGCAAGAAACGCATGCGGCTTGTCGGGAACGTCGAGATCCCGCAGAAGGCTTTCCTGGCGGTGCTGAAGCTGGATTGA
- a CDS encoding T9SS type A sorting domain-containing protein, with translation MKKSIAVLIFIALVSSVRGNIATPQAFISEIIVDSAGNWTIEMGFYEWSIIEIDSIVLKTSSGSSVISFYTLIPGGGSQYFDSLALITSLNLENPVSINLEGDFVKLISYAWEDDPFDSVAFGNYPGSYLDCIRDGESVIYLSYSQTQWSYTGSYCIDISPTIGSENDTIGALGSFSGVFFDLLGNPFTEGYFLLPGVENTTIQIQPDGSFSERIFARRFTFDTIEYYHPPSPSEYYTIEPVDFCLRPDSSHYQDIITTSLVEGIESKENDVENVITISPNPFADKVTFYFNLKNSHPSDELSLLIYSLDGREIHRIQLSSDQKRYDWAPAGSVTTGTLIYSLKKNNQVMKTGKFIKL, from the coding sequence ATGAAAAAGTCCATTGCAGTTTTAATATTCATTGCGCTTGTTTCTTCTGTAAGAGGAAATATTGCTACACCCCAGGCCTTTATTTCAGAAATTATCGTTGATAGTGCGGGTAATTGGACGATAGAAATGGGATTTTATGAATGGAGTATCATTGAAATTGACTCCATTGTGTTGAAAACATCTTCTGGCAGTTCAGTTATATCCTTTTATACTCTTATACCAGGAGGAGGGTCACAATACTTTGATTCCTTAGCACTCATAACCAGCTTAAATCTTGAAAATCCGGTTTCAATCAACCTGGAAGGAGACTTTGTGAAACTAATCAGTTATGCGTGGGAGGACGATCCGTTTGATTCCGTTGCATTTGGCAATTACCCTGGCTCGTATCTCGATTGTATCCGGGACGGAGAATCTGTAATTTACTTAAGTTATAGCCAAACGCAGTGGTCATACACCGGAAGTTATTGCATAGACATATCTCCTACAATTGGTTCTGAAAATGATACGATAGGGGCTCTTGGCAGCTTTTCCGGAGTGTTTTTTGACTTATTAGGTAATCCATTCACTGAAGGTTATTTCCTTCTTCCGGGTGTAGAGAACACGACGATACAAATCCAACCTGACGGTTCATTTTCCGAAAGAATTTTTGCCCGAAGATTTACTTTTGATACAATTGAATATTACCATCCACCGTCACCATCGGAATATTACACAATTGAACCAGTTGACTTCTGTTTACGACCTGATTCTTCACATTACCAGGATATTATTACAACAAGCCTGGTAGAGGGGATTGAATCAAAAGAAAATGATGTTGAAAATGTTATTACGATATCACCAAATCCCTTTGCAGATAAGGTTACATTTTACTTTAATCTGAAAAATAGTCATCCGTCAGATGAATTAAGTCTGTTGATTTATAGCCTGGATGGGAGAGAAATTCACCGGATCCAATTATCCTCTGATCAAAAACGATATGACTGGGCACCTGCAGGTTCTGTTACAACAGGGACGCTAATTTATAGCCTGAAAAAGAATAACCAGGTTATGAAAACCGGAAAATTCATCAAACTATAA
- a CDS encoding RNA polymerase sigma factor — translation MTVAEFNQCVDNHSDGVYRFILKNIRDDQAAMDIVQDAFEKMWLKFREISQSRAKSYLFTTAYHRMIDYIRKEKRMDRLDAKTEPQDHYHHQYNDLKVVLDEALQRLPEIQLSLILLRDYEGYSYEEIGNITGLNESQVKVYIFRGRLALKNYLVSIENLV, via the coding sequence ATGACGGTTGCGGAATTCAACCAGTGCGTGGATAACCACTCCGACGGTGTGTACCGGTTTATCCTGAAAAATATAAGGGATGACCAGGCAGCTATGGATATTGTTCAGGATGCTTTTGAAAAAATGTGGCTGAAGTTCCGTGAAATAAGCCAGTCCAGAGCTAAATCCTACCTTTTTACAACAGCTTATCACCGGATGATCGATTATATAAGGAAAGAAAAAAGGATGGACCGCCTTGACGCGAAAACTGAACCGCAGGACCATTACCATCACCAGTACAACGACCTGAAAGTCGTCCTGGATGAAGCCCTGCAGCGTTTACCGGAAATTCAGCTGTCTTTGATCCTGTTAAGAGACTATGAAGGATACAGTTATGAAGAAATCGGAAATATAACGGGACTAAATGAATCGCAGGTGAAAGTTTATATTTTCCGCGGCCGGCTGGCACTGAAAAATTACCTGGTCAGCATCGAAAACCTTGTCTGA
- a CDS encoding DUF2807 domain-containing protein, giving the protein MGQNEIIRETRDLPAFDQIDVGGAFEVTLTIGEPQKVEVEARQKTIGQIITGVEGNKLVISSNRIGGNTPLNLYITVPTLSRIEAHGAAEVNGENIIKADMLSIEVSGASTVDLKLDVITLRSEVSGAADLELSGKAQQHSAIVSGAATLDAEDLVTITTDADVSGAATANVNAERVTGKTSGAGEINSEEGEWETEESEEIIVKIDDDSDTTYIHVPGTGVVITEGDDSVKVKVGNRVIIIDEDGEVKTKRCKEPKFNGHWAGVDIGFNGYVKPDFNMNFPKEYEYLDLRMEKSIAVNLNFFEQNISFSKNQKWGMVTGLGLSFNDYRFLRPTRLNMESSKLIGYLDQDISIRKSKLSVMYATLPILFEFQTAPSYHKNGFHINVGIVVGARLSSHTKKYYNELNSEFHITQYNPETSLYDDVFIAFSPNDPKVYHYGDWFLQPFKFDATARIGWNFLNFWANYSLNTMFRKGKGPELYPWSAGITLACF; this is encoded by the coding sequence ATGGGACAGAATGAAATCATCCGCGAAACCCGTGATCTGCCAGCATTTGATCAGATTGATGTTGGCGGGGCATTTGAAGTGACACTTACTATTGGCGAACCTCAGAAGGTCGAAGTGGAAGCCAGGCAAAAAACCATCGGGCAAATTATCACCGGGGTTGAGGGCAACAAACTGGTCATTTCATCGAACAGGATCGGGGGCAATACGCCGCTAAACCTTTATATCACCGTCCCTACCCTTTCGCGCATAGAAGCACATGGGGCGGCTGAAGTTAACGGAGAAAATATAATTAAAGCAGATATGCTTTCCATTGAAGTTTCAGGTGCGTCCACGGTTGACCTGAAACTGGATGTTATCACGCTAAGATCGGAAGTTTCCGGTGCAGCCGATCTGGAACTTTCAGGAAAAGCACAGCAGCATAGCGCCATTGTCAGTGGCGCTGCGACATTGGATGCCGAAGACCTGGTCACCATTACAACAGATGCTGATGTCAGCGGGGCTGCGACAGCAAATGTCAATGCTGAAAGAGTAACCGGGAAAACCAGTGGCGCAGGTGAAATTAATTCCGAAGAAGGGGAATGGGAAACTGAAGAATCCGAAGAGATCATAGTTAAAATAGATGATGACAGCGACACCACTTACATCCATGTGCCAGGCACGGGCGTGGTAATCACAGAAGGTGATGATTCCGTGAAAGTGAAAGTAGGCAACAGGGTGATTATAATTGATGAAGACGGAGAAGTTAAGACCAAACGTTGTAAAGAACCAAAATTCAATGGGCATTGGGCAGGTGTGGATATCGGCTTTAACGGCTATGTTAAACCGGATTTCAACATGAATTTCCCCAAAGAATACGAGTACCTGGATTTGAGGATGGAGAAATCAATTGCTGTTAACCTGAACTTTTTCGAACAGAATATATCTTTTTCGAAAAATCAGAAATGGGGAATGGTAACCGGCCTCGGACTTAGTTTTAACGATTACAGGTTCTTGCGCCCCACCAGGCTTAATATGGAATCCTCTAAACTGATCGGATACCTCGACCAGGATATCAGCATCCGGAAATCGAAATTATCTGTCATGTACGCAACACTCCCCATATTGTTCGAATTCCAGACGGCTCCCAGTTATCATAAAAATGGTTTTCATATCAACGTAGGTATTGTAGTCGGTGCCCGGTTATCTTCCCATACAAAAAAATATTACAACGAGCTGAATTCTGAATTTCATATCACGCAATACAACCCTGAAACCAGTCTGTATGATGATGTTTTCATTGCCTTTTCACCGAATGATCCTAAAGTATATCATTACGGCGACTGGTTCCTGCAGCCTTTTAAATTTGACGCTACAGCCAGGATCGGATGGAATTTCCTTAATTTCTGGGCTAACTACTCCCTGAACACCATGTTCAGAAAAGGTAAAGGCCCGGAGCTATATCCATGGTCGGCGGGGATCACGCTGGCGTGCTTTTAA
- a CDS encoding YebC/PmpR family DNA-binding transcriptional regulator, whose translation MSGHNKWSTIKHKKGAADAKRSKIFSKIVKEIQVAVKEGGPDPDHNARLRLVIQNAKGVSMPKDNIERAVKGGNKDANSFFEVTFEGYLPNAVAVFIECTTDNQQRTVSNIRSIFNKFNGNMGTNGSLSFMFDRKGVFSIPKENLKGEEYELDLIDAGAEDISAEEDYITVETAMDDFGRMQKKLEDLEIVAENARLQRIPKDYVTLGKEETKKIMKALDVFDEDDDVQNVYHNLDIPDELLDEMED comes from the coding sequence ATGTCCGGTCATAATAAATGGTCCACGATCAAGCATAAAAAAGGGGCAGCTGATGCTAAGCGTTCCAAGATTTTTTCGAAAATTGTCAAAGAAATCCAGGTAGCCGTTAAAGAAGGGGGACCCGATCCCGACCATAATGCACGACTAAGGTTGGTGATCCAGAATGCCAAAGGGGTCAGTATGCCCAAGGACAATATCGAAAGGGCCGTTAAAGGCGGCAACAAAGATGCCAACAGCTTTTTCGAAGTGACTTTTGAAGGATACCTTCCTAATGCGGTAGCCGTTTTCATCGAATGCACAACCGACAACCAACAAAGAACCGTCAGTAATATCAGATCAATTTTTAATAAATTCAACGGAAACATGGGGACTAATGGTTCTTTGAGCTTCATGTTCGACAGGAAAGGTGTTTTTTCAATCCCGAAGGAAAATCTCAAAGGAGAAGAATATGAACTTGATCTGATCGATGCCGGGGCCGAGGACATTTCGGCAGAAGAGGACTACATCACAGTGGAGACAGCTATGGATGACTTTGGACGGATGCAGAAAAAACTGGAGGATCTGGAAATAGTTGCTGAAAATGCACGACTGCAGCGTATCCCAAAGGATTACGTCACATTAGGCAAAGAAGAAACCAAAAAGATCATGAAGGCGCTTGATGTTTTTGATGAAGACGATGACGTCCAGAATGTTTATCATAACCTTGACATCCCTGATGAACTCCTGGATGAAATGGAAGATTAG
- a CDS encoding HAMP domain-containing histidine kinase, which translates to MKKNEVYDKLIPAHVHFARWFVRIRWIAIFILVISNYIVKYLYKISIQDKPIYYLAVILLLLNIFHAIILKRIIITGGSKATAKIKQEIHFQIITDLIILTLILHFSGGIENPLLLFFFFHLIIASSIYKTLQSYLYAAYALLLVGFMAFFECYSVIPHYHIEGFINPDLHDNTFFIYIAGFIYACTAILVVSLSHMIISRSIKSEETFIKSNFELENKDRLKNEYVLRVTHDIKGHLAAILSCLQVIRSGIAGPLNDVQEEFANRAFERTELLNGFVKNLLNLTRKRLQKDSEFEEFLLKDLINKVVIPIQTLARDKSIDFNIYFDSTIQKITGNPFAIEELYSNILLNAVKYTPLNGHVELTVRDKHNQILTEISDSGIGIPKEDLSFVFDEFYRASNVPKDIKTGSGFGLSIVKQIVENHNGKIWITSEQGVWTKVTFLLPKNPTIIDQTFSSNRY; encoded by the coding sequence ATGAAGAAAAATGAAGTGTATGACAAACTGATTCCGGCTCATGTACACTTTGCCAGATGGTTTGTCAGGATCAGGTGGATTGCAATATTCATCCTGGTAATTTCAAATTATATTGTCAAATACTTATACAAGATTTCTATTCAGGATAAACCGATTTATTATCTTGCAGTTATCCTGCTTCTATTAAATATTTTCCATGCTATAATTCTGAAGCGGATTATTATAACTGGGGGGAGTAAGGCTACTGCCAAAATCAAGCAGGAGATCCATTTCCAGATTATTACGGACCTGATTATTCTGACTCTTATCCTCCACTTTTCAGGTGGCATTGAAAATCCATTGCTCCTCTTTTTTTTCTTTCATTTGATCATTGCCAGTTCTATATATAAAACACTGCAAAGTTATCTTTATGCCGCTTATGCCCTCCTTCTTGTTGGTTTTATGGCATTTTTTGAATGTTATTCAGTCATTCCCCATTATCACATTGAGGGATTTATCAACCCTGATCTCCACGACAATACTTTCTTTATTTACATTGCCGGTTTTATATACGCTTGCACAGCAATCCTTGTTGTAAGCCTGTCACACATGATTATTTCAAGGTCAATAAAAAGCGAAGAAACTTTTATTAAGTCGAACTTTGAGCTGGAAAATAAAGATAGACTGAAAAATGAATACGTCCTGCGTGTAACGCATGATATTAAAGGTCACCTCGCCGCAATCCTGAGTTGTCTGCAGGTGATCCGGTCCGGAATAGCAGGTCCCCTTAATGATGTCCAGGAAGAATTTGCTAATCGCGCCTTTGAACGTACTGAATTACTTAACGGTTTTGTTAAAAACCTGTTGAATCTTACAAGAAAACGGTTGCAAAAAGACAGTGAATTTGAGGAATTTTTATTAAAAGATCTGATCAATAAGGTTGTAATTCCAATTCAAACCCTGGCCAGGGACAAATCCATTGATTTCAATATATACTTCGATAGCACGATTCAAAAGATCACCGGGAATCCTTTCGCGATTGAGGAATTATATTCCAATATTTTGTTGAATGCTGTGAAATACACCCCGCTAAATGGACATGTTGAATTGACGGTCAGGGACAAACACAATCAAATCTTAACGGAAATTTCCGATTCCGGGATTGGGATTCCTAAAGAAGATCTGTCATTTGTTTTTGATGAATTTTACCGTGCCAGCAATGTTCCTAAAGATATCAAAACCGGATCGGGTTTCGGACTATCAATTGTCAAACAAATCGTTGAAAATCATAATGGAAAGATTTGGATAACAAGTGAACAGGGTGTATGGACAAAAGTTACTTTTTTGCTGCCTAAAAATCCAACCATTATTGATCAAACATTTTCATCCAATAGATATTAA
- a CDS encoding response regulator, with translation MKKKILLVDDDEDLLRSFQIILESKGFGVITANNGKDGFLKFKSEQPDLLVLDIMMNSDLEGYNLLHTIKKEPEFKKMPIIMLTGMRDQLGVNLYSAVEDESAFPHVRYQDKPIDPLKLAEMIGDMLQE, from the coding sequence ATGAAAAAAAAGATTTTATTGGTAGATGATGATGAAGATCTTCTTCGCTCGTTTCAGATCATACTCGAAAGCAAAGGCTTTGGTGTTATTACGGCTAATAACGGAAAAGACGGTTTCTTAAAATTTAAGAGTGAGCAACCTGATTTATTGGTTCTTGATATCATGATGAACTCGGACCTTGAAGGATACAACCTGTTGCACACCATAAAAAAAGAACCGGAGTTTAAAAAAATGCCAATCATTATGCTTACCGGTATGAGGGATCAGCTTGGGGTTAACCTGTACTCGGCCGTGGAGGATGAATCGGCATTTCCGCATGTGCGGTACCAGGATAAACCTATTGATCCTCTTAAACTCGCGGAAATGATCGGGGATATGCTTCAGGAATGA
- a CDS encoding CoB--CoM heterodisulfide reductase iron-sulfur subunit A family protein, which yields MKSCRIGVYICMCGSNIAKIVDVEAVAKFVAGLPHVVLARTYRYMCSNPGQEMISQDIKENKLDRIVVAACSPNMHERTFRSALRSAGLNQYLLEMANIREQCSWVHKDTIEATEKAMALVQAAIRKVVLHDPLESMSVDMCPNILVIGGGIAGMTAALELADAGNLVYLVEKEDHLGGNLARVDLTAPYLYSARDLLTERITRVMNHKHLHLHLKSKVTRLTGYIGNFTATINELNGKLAGEIEPPEIQIGNVIVCTGYKEFDASRITHYGYGKLPDVITSFEFEKMVRSGRIETREGKIPKYVAIIHCVGSRSQEFHSYCSRVCCMTALKYVHEIKSANPECYISDIYIDMNAFGKGHEDFYRRSSEAKTMFLMYEKGERPVIHRAGPKDDCSMIIEVNEKLSGELIEIPADLVILLVGMEAREDADEIAHLVNISQDKEGWFIESHPKLEPVATTTDGIFIAGTCVAPKDIPDTVAQARAAAARILARISKGKIEIDAVYSEVNEEMCSGCRFCNQLCPFSAIEFNEEEGHSHIISVLCKACGVCVAACPSSAIKGRHFTDQQLLAQIDGLFAGVEYDPQEAI from the coding sequence ATGAAAAGTTGCAGAATCGGCGTTTACATATGTATGTGCGGCTCAAATATTGCCAAAATTGTCGATGTGGAAGCTGTTGCGAAATTCGTTGCCGGCCTTCCACATGTTGTACTTGCCAGGACATATAGATATATGTGCTCCAACCCGGGTCAGGAGATGATCAGCCAGGATATAAAGGAGAATAAGCTCGACAGAATAGTTGTTGCTGCCTGCAGCCCGAACATGCATGAGCGGACATTCCGGAGTGCACTAAGATCAGCCGGCTTGAACCAATATTTGCTGGAAATGGCGAATATCCGTGAACAATGCAGTTGGGTGCACAAAGACACTATTGAAGCGACCGAAAAAGCCATGGCCTTGGTCCAGGCTGCCATCCGCAAAGTTGTGCTGCACGATCCACTGGAAAGTATGTCGGTGGATATGTGCCCGAACATATTGGTTATAGGTGGCGGTATTGCAGGGATGACCGCTGCCCTTGAATTAGCAGATGCCGGCAATTTAGTCTACCTTGTTGAAAAGGAAGATCATCTCGGAGGTAACCTGGCACGTGTCGACCTGACAGCTCCCTACTTGTATTCCGCACGTGATCTTCTTACAGAAAGGATTACACGCGTTATGAACCATAAACACCTCCATTTACACCTCAAATCAAAAGTAACCAGGCTTACCGGATATATTGGAAATTTTACCGCGACCATAAATGAGCTTAACGGGAAGTTGGCCGGAGAGATTGAACCGCCTGAAATCCAGATAGGAAATGTGATAGTCTGCACAGGATATAAGGAATTCGATGCATCGCGGATTACACATTATGGGTATGGAAAATTGCCCGATGTCATTACTTCTTTCGAATTTGAAAAAATGGTCCGTTCCGGACGAATTGAGACCAGGGAAGGTAAAATACCCAAATACGTCGCTATAATTCACTGTGTAGGAAGCCGAAGCCAGGAGTTCCATTCGTATTGCTCCAGGGTTTGCTGTATGACCGCTCTGAAATATGTACATGAAATCAAATCTGCAAATCCAGAATGTTATATCTCAGACATTTATATTGATATGAATGCTTTTGGGAAAGGACATGAGGATTTTTACCGCCGTTCATCGGAAGCCAAGACAATGTTCCTGATGTATGAAAAAGGTGAGAGGCCGGTAATCCACAGAGCAGGACCAAAAGATGATTGCTCGATGATAATTGAGGTGAATGAAAAGCTAAGCGGGGAACTCATCGAAATCCCTGCAGACCTGGTTATCCTTTTAGTGGGGATGGAAGCCCGGGAAGACGCGGACGAAATAGCACACCTTGTCAATATTAGCCAGGATAAGGAAGGATGGTTTATCGAGAGTCATCCGAAACTTGAACCGGTTGCGACCACAACAGACGGAATTTTTATTGCCGGAACTTGTGTTGCACCAAAAGACATACCTGATACTGTTGCACAAGCCAGGGCTGCTGCAGCCAGGATTCTGGCAAGGATATCAAAAGGAAAAATCGAAATTGATGCCGTTTATTCTGAAGTCAATGAAGAGATGTGCTCCGGTTGCAGGTTCTGTAATCAGCTCTGCCCGTTCAGCGCCATTGAATTCAATGAAGAAGAAGGTCATAGTCATATTATCAGCGTATTATGTAAAGCCTGCGGTGTTTGTGTTGCAGCCTGTCCTTCATCGGCAATTAAAGGCCGGCATTTTACAGATCAGCAGTTACTTGCACAAATCGACGGATTATTCGCCGGGGTCGAATATGATCCACAGGAAGCAATTTAA